A window from Photobacterium sp. DA100 encodes these proteins:
- the prpF gene encoding 2-methylaconitate cis-trans isomerase PrpF, translating into MTYSTSQSQMKIPATYMRGGTSKGVFFNLADLPLQAQVAGKARDKLLLRVIGSPDPYAKQIDGMGGATSSTSKTVIVSKSAKADHDVDYLFGQVSIDKPFVDWSGNCGNLSAAVGPFAIHAGLLPKERIPENGIVAVRVWQLNIEKTIVIHVPVVNGSVQETGGFELDGVTFPAAEIQVDFMDPAEGDGSMFPTGNLVDDLEVPDIGTFNATLINAGIPTIFIDAEALGYSGTELQDDINSDDKALAMFERIRAYGALKMGLISHLDEAETRQHTPKVAFVAKPKSYLSSSGKPVADSDVDLLVRALSMGKLHHAMMGTAAVAIAAAACVPGTLVNLAAGGGEKESVTFGHPSGTLKVGAQAKQVQQHWVVDKVMMSRSARILMEGAVRVPSTVFE; encoded by the coding sequence ATGACATATTCAACTTCCCAGTCCCAAATGAAAATTCCTGCCACCTACATGCGGGGAGGCACCAGCAAAGGGGTGTTTTTCAACCTGGCCGACCTGCCGCTGCAGGCACAGGTAGCCGGTAAAGCCCGTGACAAACTGTTGCTGCGGGTGATCGGCAGTCCCGACCCTTATGCCAAGCAAATTGACGGTATGGGCGGGGCAACCTCGAGCACCAGCAAGACGGTTATTGTATCCAAAAGCGCCAAAGCCGATCACGATGTCGATTACCTGTTCGGTCAGGTATCCATCGACAAGCCCTTTGTCGACTGGAGCGGTAATTGTGGCAACTTGTCTGCGGCCGTCGGTCCCTTTGCTATTCATGCTGGCTTACTCCCCAAAGAGCGTATTCCTGAAAATGGCATTGTTGCGGTACGGGTTTGGCAGCTCAATATCGAGAAAACAATCGTCATCCACGTGCCGGTAGTCAATGGTAGCGTTCAGGAAACCGGCGGGTTTGAGCTCGACGGTGTGACTTTCCCGGCTGCCGAAATTCAGGTGGATTTCATGGATCCGGCTGAAGGCGATGGCTCGATGTTTCCCACTGGCAATCTTGTGGATGATCTTGAAGTGCCGGATATCGGTACGTTTAACGCCACGCTGATCAACGCAGGGATCCCGACGATATTTATTGATGCCGAAGCTCTGGGTTATAGCGGTACCGAATTGCAGGATGACATCAACAGTGACGATAAGGCGCTGGCGATGTTCGAACGCATTCGTGCTTATGGGGCATTGAAAATGGGGTTGATTTCTCATCTGGACGAGGCAGAGACACGCCAGCATACCCCCAAAGTCGCCTTTGTTGCCAAACCCAAGAGCTACCTCTCATCAAGCGGTAAACCCGTTGCTGACAGCGACGTCGATCTGTTGGTTCGGGCCCTGTCGATGGGTAAATTGCACCACGCCATGATGGGAACCGCCGCCGTTGCGATTGCTGCTGCGGCTTGTGTGCCGGGGACATTGGTGAATTTGGCAGCTGGAGGCGGAGAAAAAGAGTCGGTGACGTTCGGTCACCCATCCGGAACGCTGAAGGTGGGTGCACAGGCGAAACAAGTTCAACAACATTGGGTGGTTGATAAAGTCATGATGAGCCGCAGCGCGCGTATTTTGATGGAGGGCGCTGTCCGTGTTCCGTCGACTGTCTTTGAATAG
- a CDS encoding GNAT family N-acetyltransferase, protein MITIKPAQSIDQNAIAQLHATSWQAVYAGLLDEQYLSKGVFSERGTIWQHRFSQPSANQRIFVASEQKKLLGFICIYLDQSDAQGTLIENLHVDTGTKGKGVGKALLQHAARVIQAEASHNGAYLEVLSQNVSAQRFYDYFGGNPVLSQQWQAPEGSLVDELVYQWEQIATILER, encoded by the coding sequence GTGATTACCATCAAGCCAGCACAATCAATCGATCAAAATGCTATCGCTCAACTTCACGCCACTAGCTGGCAAGCTGTTTATGCTGGATTATTAGATGAGCAATACCTCTCTAAAGGCGTTTTTAGCGAGCGGGGAACAATTTGGCAGCATAGATTTAGCCAACCGAGTGCCAATCAGCGTATCTTTGTCGCATCAGAACAAAAAAAGCTGCTTGGCTTCATCTGTATCTACCTAGATCAAAGCGATGCTCAAGGCACTTTAATCGAAAACCTCCATGTTGACACCGGGACCAAGGGCAAAGGGGTTGGAAAAGCTTTGCTGCAACACGCGGCGCGCGTTATCCAAGCAGAAGCCTCACACAATGGAGCATACCTAGAAGTACTTAGCCAGAATGTCAGTGCCCAACGCTTTTATGACTATTTCGGCGGCAACCCGGTTCTCAGCCAGCAATGGCAAGCACCGGAGGGTAGTCTGGTCGATGAGCTGGTTTATCAGTGGGAACAAATAGCCACTATATTGGAACGTTAA
- the prpC gene encoding 2-methylcitrate synthase yields the protein MTAIAVADVKKDGNEKKPAAIGGAGLRGQSAGVTALCTVGKSGTGLTYRGYDITDLANNAEFEEVAYLLLKGKLPNKQELQDYKHALLNYRGLPDALKQVLEAIPADAHPMDVMRTGCSMLGNLEQELDFTQQDEKTDQLLAMLPAIICYWYRYSHDGVRIDTASSGEDSIGGYFLEMLTGQSPSELHKQVMHCSLVLYAEHEFNASTFTARVCASTLSDLHSCITAAIGSLRGPLHGGANEAAMAMIENWQTPDEAEAGIMQMLANKDKIMGFGHAIYRESDPRNALIKVWSEKLSVDVGDTHLYAVSERVEQVMKREKGLFCNADFFHASAYHFMGIPTKLFTPIFVMSRVTGWAAHVYEQRANNRIIRPSADYEGPEHQDWLPIEERR from the coding sequence ATGACTGCTATAGCCGTAGCTGATGTTAAGAAGGACGGAAATGAAAAGAAACCTGCTGCGATCGGTGGCGCGGGCCTTAGGGGGCAAAGCGCGGGGGTGACCGCTCTCTGTACAGTCGGTAAGTCTGGCACGGGGCTGACTTATCGAGGCTACGATATTACCGATCTTGCCAATAACGCAGAATTCGAAGAAGTGGCTTATTTATTATTAAAAGGCAAACTTCCGAATAAGCAAGAACTACAAGACTACAAACATGCGTTGCTGAATTACAGAGGGCTGCCGGACGCATTAAAGCAGGTATTAGAGGCGATTCCGGCTGATGCCCATCCGATGGATGTGATGCGCACGGGCTGCTCAATGCTCGGTAACTTGGAGCAGGAGCTGGATTTCACCCAGCAGGATGAAAAGACTGATCAGTTGCTTGCTATGCTACCGGCCATTATCTGCTATTGGTATCGCTATAGTCATGATGGGGTTCGTATTGATACGGCCAGCAGCGGTGAGGATAGCATTGGCGGTTATTTCCTCGAAATGCTCACCGGCCAGTCGCCGTCGGAACTTCATAAGCAGGTCATGCACTGTTCGCTGGTACTTTACGCCGAGCATGAGTTCAACGCATCAACATTTACTGCCCGTGTCTGCGCCTCCACCTTGTCTGATCTCCATTCTTGCATCACGGCTGCAATCGGCAGTTTGCGAGGTCCGCTGCATGGCGGTGCCAACGAGGCTGCGATGGCCATGATAGAGAATTGGCAGACTCCCGACGAGGCTGAAGCAGGGATCATGCAGATGCTGGCGAACAAAGACAAGATTATGGGCTTTGGCCATGCAATATACCGTGAATCCGACCCCCGGAATGCTTTAATTAAAGTATGGTCGGAAAAACTGTCTGTCGATGTTGGCGATACGCATTTATATGCGGTGTCTGAACGGGTCGAGCAGGTGATGAAGCGGGAAAAAGGACTGTTCTGCAATGCTGACTTTTTCCATGCCTCGGCCTATCACTTCATGGGGATCCCAACCAAGCTGTTTACCCCCATCTTCGTGATGAGCCGAGTCACCGGCTGGGCAGCCCATGTCTACGAGCAGCGGGCCAATAACCGGATTATACGTCCCAGTGCTGATTATGAAGGACCAGAGCACCAGGATTGGTTGCCGATTGAAGAGCGCCGTTAA
- the prpB gene encoding methylisocitrate lyase, with translation MSPGKRFRQAVANNNPLQIVGTVNPYCAMMAEQVGHQAVYLSGGGIANASYGLPDLGITTLNDVLEDVRRITAATTLPLMVDIDTGFGGAFNIARTIKEMERGGAAAIHMEDQVAQKRCGHRPNKAIVSQQEMVDRIKAAVDARVDEDFVIMARTDALAVEGMESAIERAQACVEAGADMIFPEAINTLEQYRQFSDAVKVPILANITEFGQTPLFSTEELAECGVDMVLYPLSAFRAMNQAALNVYQHLLKDGHQRNVVDQMQTREELYRYLGYHDYEQTLDKLFKQL, from the coding sequence ATGAGTCCAGGGAAACGCTTCCGCCAAGCGGTAGCCAATAACAACCCGTTACAGATTGTCGGCACCGTCAACCCGTATTGCGCCATGATGGCAGAGCAAGTGGGTCATCAGGCGGTATATCTATCGGGGGGAGGAATTGCCAACGCTTCATATGGCTTACCGGACTTGGGTATTACGACCTTGAACGATGTGTTGGAAGACGTTCGCCGGATTACCGCTGCCACGACACTTCCGCTGATGGTCGACATTGATACGGGTTTTGGCGGTGCATTCAATATTGCCCGTACAATCAAGGAAATGGAGCGTGGTGGCGCAGCCGCCATCCATATGGAAGATCAGGTGGCACAAAAGCGCTGCGGTCATCGACCGAACAAAGCCATTGTGAGTCAGCAAGAAATGGTCGACAGGATCAAAGCGGCGGTCGATGCCAGAGTTGATGAAGATTTCGTGATTATGGCCAGAACCGATGCGTTAGCGGTTGAGGGGATGGAGTCGGCCATCGAGCGGGCTCAAGCCTGTGTGGAAGCCGGGGCAGATATGATTTTCCCTGAGGCAATCAACACCCTGGAGCAGTACCGGCAGTTTTCAGATGCCGTCAAGGTGCCGATTTTGGCCAATATCACCGAGTTTGGCCAAACCCCCTTGTTCAGTACTGAGGAACTGGCCGAGTGCGGTGTCGATATGGTGCTATACCCTCTGTCGGCATTCAGGGCAATGAACCAAGCGGCGCTGAATGTATACCAGCATTTATTGAAAGATGGTCACCAGCGCAATGTGGTCGATCAAATGCAAACTCGTGAAGAGCTATACCGTTACCTGGGCTATCACGACTATGAGCAAACACTAGATAAGCTATTCAAGCAGCTTTGA
- a CDS encoding universal stress protein produces the protein MKYKHVLLAVNFDANAEYLVMKAVEQARAHDALLSVIHIDPDFTELYEGVRDFNPTAVDDSVHIESVRAMNSLLKGANYPINKHIFYAGYVEDQIIKAIKEFEIDLLVFGHHESSWFHQLTLSSSEPLLRRMPCDLLFVRVER, from the coding sequence ATGAAATATAAGCATGTATTGTTAGCGGTTAACTTTGACGCCAATGCAGAATACCTGGTAATGAAAGCAGTCGAGCAAGCACGAGCCCATGATGCATTATTGAGCGTTATTCATATTGATCCTGACTTCACCGAGCTGTATGAGGGGGTGAGGGACTTCAACCCTACAGCAGTTGATGATTCGGTACATATCGAATCGGTTAGGGCAATGAATAGTTTATTGAAAGGTGCCAACTACCCGATCAACAAGCACATTTTCTATGCTGGGTATGTAGAAGACCAAATTATCAAGGCAATCAAAGAATTTGAGATAGACCTGCTTGTTTTTGGGCACCATGAGTCGAGCTGGTTCCATCAATTGACCCTTTCGAGTAGTGAGCCCCTGCTAAGAAGAATGCCCTGTGATCTGTTGTTCGTCAGGGTCGAGCGCTGA
- a CDS encoding propionyl-CoA synthetase yields MSKYQEEYQRAQTAPQQFWQQQAKKLPWYQFPQNILSQDENGIERWFADGELNTCYMALDQHVEAGRGDQTALIYDSPVTGTKIQYSYQVLRDQVAKTAGMLAALGVTKGDRVVIYMPMIPEAAMAMLACARIGAIHSVVFGGFAPNELAVRIEDAEPKLVLTASCGIEVSKVIPYKPLVDQAIMDSRWKPEHVVVFQRNACRAELTEERDCDWQALKQKAEMHSCVPVKATDPLYILYTSGTTGKPKGVVRDNGGHAVAMKYSMETIYDVEPGDVFWAASDVGWVVGHSYIVYGPLIHGCTTVMFEGKPVKTPDPAAFWRVCNDYGVKVLFSAPTAFRAIKKEDPEGALLADYPMAGLKAIYMAGERLDPPTLEWVQEKTGRPVIDHWWQTETGWAIAGNPVGLESFEVKPGSATMPIPGYGVAVLDEIGEEKPANHQGYIAIKRPLPPGCLPTVWRNHDRFQSGYLSQFPGYYVSGDGGYLDEDGYLFVMGRIDDVINVAGHRLSTGEMEEVVGGHEAVAECAVIGVHDDLKGQLPLGLVVLKDGYYSADGNIEKELLQKVRNEIGAVACFNRALVVDRLPKTRSGKILRRVIRQIADGEQYAVPSTIDDPSSLGEIEKALG; encoded by the coding sequence ATGTCTAAATATCAGGAAGAATATCAACGGGCACAAACCGCACCGCAACAATTTTGGCAGCAGCAAGCGAAAAAGCTTCCGTGGTATCAATTTCCCCAAAACATTTTAAGCCAAGACGAAAATGGCATAGAGCGTTGGTTTGCTGATGGCGAGCTCAACACTTGCTATATGGCTTTGGATCAACATGTCGAGGCGGGGAGAGGTGATCAAACCGCGCTGATTTACGATTCACCGGTGACTGGTACTAAAATTCAGTACAGCTACCAAGTGCTGAGGGATCAAGTGGCCAAGACCGCGGGGATGTTGGCAGCGTTGGGGGTAACAAAGGGCGATCGCGTGGTGATCTATATGCCGATGATCCCTGAAGCCGCGATGGCCATGCTGGCTTGTGCACGTATCGGCGCCATTCATTCTGTGGTGTTTGGTGGTTTTGCTCCCAATGAGTTGGCCGTCCGGATTGAAGATGCTGAGCCAAAGTTGGTACTCACTGCCAGTTGTGGCATTGAAGTGAGTAAGGTTATTCCCTATAAGCCGCTGGTTGATCAAGCTATTATGGATAGTCGCTGGAAGCCTGAGCATGTGGTGGTTTTCCAACGTAATGCCTGTCGCGCCGAGCTAACCGAGGAAAGGGATTGTGACTGGCAGGCTTTGAAGCAAAAAGCCGAGATGCATTCTTGTGTGCCTGTGAAAGCTACGGATCCTCTCTATATCCTTTACACATCCGGGACCACAGGCAAACCCAAAGGGGTGGTCAGGGATAATGGCGGCCATGCTGTAGCGATGAAATACAGCATGGAAACCATCTATGACGTCGAGCCTGGCGACGTATTCTGGGCGGCATCAGATGTAGGGTGGGTGGTGGGCCATTCCTATATCGTTTACGGGCCATTAATCCATGGTTGTACAACGGTCATGTTTGAAGGTAAGCCGGTGAAAACACCCGATCCGGCGGCTTTTTGGCGAGTGTGCAATGACTACGGGGTCAAGGTGCTATTTTCGGCTCCGACGGCGTTTCGGGCCATTAAGAAAGAAGATCCCGAAGGGGCGTTATTGGCTGATTACCCAATGGCAGGGCTAAAAGCGATATATATGGCAGGAGAAAGGTTAGATCCACCGACGCTGGAGTGGGTGCAGGAGAAAACCGGTCGCCCAGTCATTGATCACTGGTGGCAAACCGAAACGGGGTGGGCGATTGCCGGTAACCCGGTCGGCCTCGAAAGCTTCGAAGTCAAGCCGGGCTCGGCGACAATGCCGATTCCCGGTTATGGGGTGGCTGTTTTGGATGAAATAGGTGAAGAAAAACCGGCCAACCACCAAGGATATATTGCGATTAAGCGACCGTTACCACCGGGGTGCTTACCAACGGTTTGGCGCAATCATGACAGGTTCCAGAGTGGCTATCTGAGCCAGTTTCCCGGCTATTATGTATCAGGAGATGGTGGCTATCTTGATGAAGACGGGTACTTATTTGTCATGGGGCGAATAGATGATGTCATCAATGTTGCCGGACACCGATTATCAACTGGTGAGATGGAAGAGGTTGTCGGCGGCCATGAAGCGGTAGCCGAATGCGCCGTAATTGGCGTCCATGATGATCTGAAAGGGCAATTACCCCTGGGACTCGTCGTGTTGAAAGACGGTTATTACTCCGCCGATGGCAACATCGAAAAGGAGCTATTGCAGAAAGTCAGGAATGAAATCGGCGCGGTGGCGTGTTTCAATCGTGCGCTGGTGGTCGATAGGTTGCCAAAAACACGCTCGGGTAAAATCCTGCGCCGGGTCATAAGGCAAATTGCTGATGGCGAGCAATATGCAGTGCCTTCGACTATTGATGACCCCTCAAGTTTAGGGGAAATCGAAAAAGCGCTGGGATAG
- the acnD gene encoding Fe/S-dependent 2-methylisocitrate dehydratase AcnD, producing the protein MKMNTRYRKPLADTGLDFFDTREAVNEISPGAYETLPYTSRVLAEQLIRRCDPESLAASLKQIIDRKRDLDFPWYPARVVCHDILGQTALVDLAGLRDAIAEQGGDPSKVNPVVETQLIVDHSLAVEYAGFDPDAFDKNRAIEERRNEDRFHFIEWCKTAFENVSVIPAGNGIMHQINLEKMSPVVQAKNGVAYPDTCVGTDSHTPHVDALGVIAIGVGGLEAETVMLGRPSMMRLPDIVGVNLTGKRQPGITATDIVLAITEFLRNERVVSSYLEFFGEGARDLTIGDRATISNMTPEYGATAGMFYIDEQTINYLKLTGRDEHQVELVEKYAKQAGLWADDLENAEYERVLEFDLSTVSRNMAGPSNPHRRLPTSELAARGISGDWNETEGELPDGAVIIAAITSCTNTSNPRNVVAAGLLAKKANELGLVRKPWVKSSFAPGSKVAKLYLQEAGLLAELEKLGFGIVAYACTTCNGMSGALDPKIQQEIIDRDLYTTAVLSGNRNFDGRIHPYAKQAFLASPPLVVAYALAGTIRFDIERDALGTDRQGKPVYLNDLWPSDEEIDAVVGQYVKPEQFNQVYIQMFKLDDAQRNSNPLYDWRPMSTYIRRPPYWEGALAGERTLSGMRPLALLGDNITTDHLSPSNAILASSAAGEYLAKMGLPEEDFNSYATHRGDHLTAQRATFANPKLFNEMVKQDGEVVQGSLARIEPEGKVVRMWEAIETYMNRKQPLIVVAGADYGQGSSRDWAAKGVRLAGVEAIVAEGFERIHRTNLVGMGVLPLQFKEGINRNTLALDGTELYDVVGEIQPGADLALVVTRTNGEKVDVPVTCRLDTADEVAVYAAGGVLQRFAQDFLAQ; encoded by the coding sequence ATGAAGATGAATACTAGATACCGTAAGCCTCTTGCTGATACCGGACTTGATTTCTTCGATACGAGAGAAGCCGTCAATGAGATATCGCCAGGCGCATACGAAACCCTGCCGTACACGTCTCGGGTATTGGCCGAGCAACTGATCAGGCGCTGTGATCCGGAGTCACTGGCTGCCAGCCTAAAGCAAATTATTGACCGAAAACGCGACCTTGATTTCCCTTGGTATCCGGCGCGGGTGGTTTGTCACGATATATTGGGACAAACCGCCTTGGTCGACCTTGCGGGGTTGCGCGACGCCATTGCCGAACAAGGCGGTGATCCGTCTAAAGTCAATCCGGTGGTGGAGACCCAGCTGATTGTTGACCATTCTCTTGCTGTTGAGTATGCCGGATTTGACCCTGATGCGTTCGACAAAAACCGAGCGATTGAAGAGCGCCGCAACGAAGACCGCTTCCATTTTATCGAGTGGTGCAAAACCGCCTTCGAAAATGTCAGCGTGATCCCGGCGGGCAACGGCATCATGCACCAGATCAATCTGGAGAAAATGTCGCCGGTGGTTCAGGCCAAGAATGGCGTTGCCTATCCTGATACCTGTGTCGGTACCGACAGCCATACCCCGCATGTTGATGCGTTGGGCGTCATCGCCATTGGGGTTGGCGGGCTTGAGGCGGAGACCGTCATGCTGGGCCGCCCTTCTATGATGCGCTTGCCGGATATTGTTGGTGTCAACCTGACCGGCAAGCGTCAGCCGGGGATCACCGCGACGGATATCGTATTGGCGATTACCGAGTTTCTGCGTAATGAACGTGTCGTTTCGTCCTATCTGGAATTCTTTGGTGAGGGCGCGCGCGATCTGACTATTGGGGATCGGGCAACTATCTCCAATATGACACCGGAGTACGGCGCAACGGCAGGAATGTTCTATATCGACGAGCAGACTATTAACTACCTCAAGTTGACAGGCCGGGACGAGCATCAGGTTGAGCTGGTGGAAAAGTACGCCAAGCAAGCCGGGTTATGGGCCGATGATCTGGAGAATGCCGAATACGAGCGCGTGCTGGAATTTGACTTATCGACGGTTTCTCGCAACATGGCTGGGCCTTCGAATCCCCACCGCCGTTTGCCAACGTCGGAGTTAGCGGCACGCGGAATTTCCGGTGACTGGAACGAAACAGAGGGTGAACTGCCGGATGGCGCGGTGATTATCGCGGCCATTACCTCGTGTACTAATACCAGCAACCCGCGTAACGTCGTTGCCGCCGGGCTCTTGGCCAAGAAAGCCAATGAGCTGGGGTTGGTGCGTAAGCCTTGGGTGAAATCTTCCTTTGCTCCGGGCTCGAAAGTCGCCAAATTGTACTTGCAAGAAGCGGGATTATTGGCGGAACTGGAAAAGCTCGGCTTCGGAATTGTGGCTTATGCCTGTACCACCTGTAACGGTATGAGTGGCGCGCTGGATCCGAAAATCCAGCAGGAGATCATCGATCGTGACCTCTATACAACCGCTGTTTTGTCCGGCAACCGAAACTTCGATGGCCGTATCCATCCTTACGCCAAGCAGGCGTTTTTGGCCTCTCCCCCTTTGGTGGTTGCCTACGCGCTGGCAGGCACGATCCGTTTTGACATTGAACGTGACGCGCTGGGTACGGACAGGCAGGGTAAGCCGGTTTACCTAAATGATCTGTGGCCTAGTGACGAGGAAATCGATGCGGTCGTTGGCCAGTATGTCAAGCCTGAGCAGTTCAATCAGGTTTATATTCAAATGTTTAAACTGGATGACGCACAGCGTAACAGCAACCCACTGTATGACTGGCGGCCAATGAGCACCTATATTCGCAGACCGCCATACTGGGAAGGGGCGTTGGCCGGAGAGAGAACACTGTCTGGTATGAGACCACTGGCGTTATTGGGTGACAATATCACCACCGACCACCTCTCACCGTCTAATGCCATTCTCGCGTCCAGCGCAGCAGGGGAGTATTTGGCGAAAATGGGGTTACCGGAAGAGGACTTCAACTCCTATGCTACCCACCGCGGCGATCACCTGACGGCGCAGCGGGCGACGTTTGCCAATCCGAAATTGTTCAATGAAATGGTCAAGCAGGATGGTGAAGTGGTACAGGGTTCATTGGCGCGCATCGAACCGGAAGGCAAGGTGGTGCGTATGTGGGAAGCCATTGAGACCTACATGAACCGGAAACAGCCTTTGATTGTGGTCGCGGGTGCCGATTACGGTCAGGGATCTTCCCGGGACTGGGCGGCAAAAGGGGTGCGTTTGGCGGGTGTGGAAGCCATCGTGGCTGAAGGGTTCGAGCGTATCCACCGTACTAACTTGGTGGGAATGGGGGTATTGCCATTGCAATTTAAAGAAGGGATCAACCGAAACACCTTAGCGCTTGATGGGACTGAGTTGTATGACGTCGTTGGTGAGATCCAGCCAGGAGCAGATTTGGCCTTGGTCGTCACACGGACCAACGGTGAAAAGGTCGATGTACCGGTTACCTGCCGACTTGATACGGCCGATGAGGTAGCAGTATACGCAGCCGGCGGTGTGCTGCAGCGTTTTGCCCAAGATTTCTTGGCGCAATAG
- a CDS encoding (2Fe-2S)-binding protein, whose translation MKMNFSAELAPIWLGEPTQPTIDSQLDWLFNREPFFRLQYGDVGQPLTEWMESELEKTIDLFSLDVGARQAVGASLWLKSFTAHLISGLAALRLKFNRVPLVSIEQISLDVAENGKLKRVGIASNCPFLCLVDDPLAHEPSATVVESEQALDQHLSGLIIEVGQYLAPRFKQQKVNTPQFWGAVGYAAGLVFQKLTQHGCDRALIEQLQPKADQWLAGLLPNFSELNRVKAASQGEVSIYYIRRETCCLKYKLDGKKHCATCQQREPEAQLALYQSKVPTH comes from the coding sequence ATGAAGATGAATTTTTCGGCGGAATTGGCTCCTATTTGGCTCGGAGAGCCAACACAACCAACCATTGACTCTCAACTTGATTGGCTATTCAACCGAGAGCCTTTCTTTCGCCTTCAATATGGGGACGTTGGGCAGCCGTTAACTGAGTGGATGGAGAGCGAGCTTGAAAAAACGATTGATCTATTTAGCTTAGATGTCGGTGCGCGCCAAGCCGTCGGTGCATCGTTGTGGCTTAAAAGTTTCACCGCGCATTTAATTTCGGGCCTGGCTGCGCTAAGACTGAAATTTAATCGTGTTCCACTGGTATCTATTGAGCAGATAAGCCTTGATGTTGCCGAAAACGGGAAATTAAAACGAGTCGGTATCGCATCAAATTGTCCTTTTCTCTGCCTGGTTGATGATCCACTCGCCCATGAACCATCAGCAACAGTGGTAGAGTCCGAGCAAGCGCTCGACCAACATTTATCGGGTTTGATTATTGAAGTTGGTCAGTATTTGGCACCAAGATTCAAACAGCAGAAGGTGAATACCCCACAATTTTGGGGAGCTGTAGGCTATGCCGCAGGCTTGGTGTTTCAAAAGTTAACCCAGCATGGCTGCGATAGAGCTTTGATTGAGCAACTACAGCCAAAGGCTGATCAATGGCTGGCCGGCCTGTTACCCAATTTCTCGGAGCTAAATCGTGTTAAGGCCGCTAGCCAAGGGGAAGTGAGTATCTACTATATCCGTCGCGAAACCTGCTGCCTGAAATATAAGCTTGATGGCAAAAAGCACTGTGCCACTTGCCAGCAGCGAGAGCCTGAGGCACAGCTGGCGCTTTATCAATCGAAGGTACCTACTCACTGA